Proteins co-encoded in one Bacillus sp. FSL H8-0547 genomic window:
- a CDS encoding lactoylglutathione lyase family protein — MTYPRSFSHIGLSVPDLDQAVKFYTEVFGWYVLMEPSKVENDDSAIGQMCRDVFGNEWETFRIAHLSTGDKIGIELFEFPHNEKPENNFEYWKTGIFHFCIQDPDIEGMVQKIIEHGGKQRMPIREYYPSEKPFKMVYVEDPFGNIFEIYTHSYELTYSEGAY, encoded by the coding sequence CTGACGTATCCAAGATCGTTTTCACATATCGGACTTTCTGTTCCTGACCTGGACCAGGCAGTCAAATTTTATACAGAGGTTTTCGGATGGTATGTCCTTATGGAACCGTCTAAAGTAGAAAACGATGACTCTGCAATCGGGCAAATGTGCAGGGACGTTTTCGGAAATGAGTGGGAAACATTCCGCATAGCCCATCTATCGACCGGAGACAAAATCGGAATTGAACTGTTTGAGTTTCCACACAATGAAAAACCTGAGAACAATTTTGAATACTGGAAAACAGGTATCTTTCATTTTTGCATCCAGGATCCTGATATCGAGGGCATGGTGCAGAAAATCATTGAACATGGCGGGAAGCAGCGCATGCCGATCCGGGAATATTATCCTAGTGAAAAGCCGTTCAAAATGGTTTATGTGGAAGATCCGTTCGGAAACATTTTTGAAATTTATACACACAGCTATGAGCTCACCTACTCAGAAGGAGCTTATTAA
- a CDS encoding NUDIX domain-containing protein, which yields MSDYIQTMRNLIGHQTLLTVGCGAIIEDENGRILLQQRTDRQEWGIPGGLLELGETFEETVKREVYEETGLSVEDLNLFGIYSGKKGFAEYENGDRVYSVQVIFVTKKFSGQIKQNEESKRVVFLEKHNLPNKFNPHQLPFIKDWIQGAKAPVIK from the coding sequence ATGAGCGACTACATACAAACAATGCGAAATTTAATCGGCCATCAAACGTTATTAACTGTGGGCTGCGGAGCCATTATTGAAGATGAAAATGGCAGAATCCTTCTGCAGCAACGAACAGACCGCCAAGAATGGGGAATTCCCGGGGGATTGCTTGAACTCGGAGAGACCTTTGAAGAAACTGTCAAAAGAGAAGTGTACGAGGAAACAGGGTTATCTGTGGAAGACCTGAATTTATTTGGCATTTATTCAGGGAAAAAGGGATTTGCAGAATACGAAAATGGAGACAGGGTTTACAGCGTGCAAGTCATCTTTGTCACAAAGAAGTTCTCGGGACAAATAAAACAAAATGAAGAGAGTAAGAGAGTAGTTTTTTTAGAGAAACACAACTTGCCAAATAAATTTAATCCGCATCAGCTTCCGTTTATCAAAGATTGGATACAAGGTGCAAAGGCACCGGTCATAAAATGA
- a CDS encoding NUDIX domain-containing protein codes for MNSIASAGCFSIIKNNEGNILLVKRRDYPIWDLPGGRADPGELLEECAVREAEEETGCCIKIAAKIGEYHLADENDIQHIYSAEPIGGKLFTKGPETAQTGWFDPKKLPLLMVPNRKRQIRNYLSAEGMVKETVKTIYIVRFLRAVVRKQ; via the coding sequence TTGAATTCAATTGCCTCAGCAGGATGTTTTTCAATCATTAAAAATAACGAAGGGAACATTCTATTAGTAAAACGCCGCGATTATCCAATCTGGGATCTGCCAGGGGGCAGGGCTGATCCGGGCGAACTCCTGGAGGAATGTGCGGTTAGAGAGGCAGAAGAGGAAACAGGGTGCTGCATTAAGATTGCAGCTAAAATAGGTGAATATCATTTGGCTGATGAAAATGATATACAGCATATCTATTCAGCTGAGCCAATAGGCGGAAAGTTGTTTACAAAAGGACCTGAAACAGCTCAGACGGGATGGTTTGATCCGAAAAAACTGCCGCTGCTTATGGTACCTAACCGAAAACGGCAAATCAGAAACTATCTGTCTGCAGAAGGCATGGTTAAGGAAACGGTAAAAACGATTTACATAGTAAGATTTTTAAGAGCAGTTGTACGCAAACAATGA
- a CDS encoding alpha/beta hydrolase, whose product MNPKKDNGSQKRKKLKTISFAAAGIILLVCIMGSIYEWYGYNQAKNNYPSNGQMIKIGDRSIHTVIRGEKSDLPAIVIETGAGQWSYDWDNIQEELSKYTQVLTYDRAGYGYSDSPEDGFSVETTIQDLYTVLEGTEIKGPILLIGHSAGGIYSRHFAEKYPEKVAGMVLVDARNEFFAKQAEAYNAVFFETQDQTVNGLLARIGLVRLLGEKIFSDKAPEFLSPEKYVQVHWDAPFFSVMNEEIKQMNILERKLAETSHLRDKPLAVITPEKPDMQAKAMGFTELEENKFEEKWLEAQQMLTSLSNNSELILISDSSHSIMHDQPEILAAAILSVAEKIKN is encoded by the coding sequence ATGAACCCTAAGAAAGATAACGGATCCCAAAAACGCAAGAAACTTAAAACAATTTCTTTTGCAGCGGCAGGAATCATTCTTTTAGTTTGTATCATGGGATCAATTTATGAATGGTATGGGTATAACCAGGCAAAAAACAATTATCCTTCGAATGGACAAATGATTAAAATCGGGGATCGGTCCATACATACAGTGATCAGGGGAGAAAAATCTGATCTGCCGGCGATTGTCATTGAAACAGGTGCCGGACAGTGGTCATATGACTGGGATAACATTCAAGAGGAGCTGTCTAAATATACCCAAGTTCTTACCTACGACCGGGCAGGATACGGATATAGCGATTCTCCAGAGGATGGTTTTTCAGTCGAAACCACTATTCAGGATTTATATACTGTCTTGGAAGGAACAGAAATAAAGGGACCCATATTGTTAATTGGACATTCAGCAGGAGGCATTTATTCACGGCACTTCGCAGAAAAATATCCGGAAAAAGTAGCGGGCATGGTACTGGTAGATGCCAGAAATGAGTTTTTTGCCAAGCAGGCTGAGGCTTACAACGCTGTATTCTTCGAAACTCAAGACCAAACAGTGAATGGCCTTCTCGCTCGGATAGGGCTTGTCAGACTGTTAGGCGAGAAAATCTTTTCAGATAAAGCACCAGAATTTCTTTCTCCTGAGAAATATGTTCAAGTACACTGGGATGCTCCTTTCTTCAGTGTGATGAATGAAGAAATAAAGCAAATGAATATCCTTGAAAGAAAGCTTGCTGAGACAAGTCATCTAAGAGATAAACCTCTGGCAGTCATTACACCTGAAAAGCCAGATATGCAGGCAAAGGCGATGGGATTTACAGAACTGGAGGAAAATAAATTTGAGGAAAAATGGCTGGAAGCGCAGCAAATGCTAACTTCTCTATCCAATAACAGCGAACTCATATTAATCTCTGACAGCAGCCATTCCATCATGCATGATCAGCCTGAAATTCTGGCTGCAGCCATATTGTCGGTTGCTGAAAAAATTAAAAATTAG
- a CDS encoding rRNA adenine N-6-methyltransferase family protein — protein sequence MNSLAFLLEYINKPRSTGALLPSSPKLAEHMTAAIDFQTAEYIIEYGPGTGVFTEKLIHKRRNGTRILLIEQNEVFCRLLKDKYGDVKDLVIVNGSAENTSYYMKKYGFKRADYILSGLPFASIPSDAADLILSETASILGAEGEFITFQYTLFKKALFKRYFSAIRVSREYQNLPPAYVLACTNGERNESFAFKRISR from the coding sequence ATGAATTCTTTAGCCTTTTTATTAGAATATATAAATAAGCCCAGATCTACAGGTGCTCTGCTGCCTAGTTCCCCAAAGCTTGCAGAACACATGACAGCAGCTATTGATTTTCAGACAGCTGAGTATATTATAGAATATGGTCCTGGTACAGGCGTTTTTACAGAAAAGCTGATTCATAAAAGAAGAAATGGAACCCGTATTCTTTTAATTGAACAAAATGAAGTGTTTTGCAGGCTTCTTAAGGATAAATACGGCGATGTGAAAGATCTAGTCATTGTAAATGGATCTGCTGAGAACACTTCTTATTATATGAAGAAGTATGGGTTTAAAAGGGCAGACTATATCCTGTCAGGACTCCCTTTTGCGAGTATTCCGAGTGATGCAGCAGATTTGATCTTATCAGAAACGGCATCCATTCTTGGTGCCGAAGGGGAATTTATCACGTTTCAGTATACGCTGTTTAAAAAAGCTCTTTTTAAGAGGTATTTTTCTGCCATACGCGTATCGAGAGAATATCAGAACTTGCCGCCTGCCTATGTACTGGCGTGCACGAATGGCGAAAGGAATGAAAGCTTTGCCTTCAAACGTATTAGTCGTTGA
- a CDS encoding response regulator transcription factor has protein sequence MPSNVLVVDDDREIRKLITIYLENEGIRAAGAETASEAITMLEKESFDLVILDIMMPEMNGIEACMRIREERNMPIIMVSAKSADMDKIQGLASGADDYVTKPFNPLELMARVKSQLRRFTKYNDQQKSDAPVIELDGLNINTDTRQVMARGREIRLTPKEFDILSLLARNKGTVMSIRQIYESVWNEDFFKSDSTVMVHITKIREKIELDPKQPIYIKTIWGVGYKI, from the coding sequence TTGCCTTCAAACGTATTAGTCGTTGATGATGACAGAGAAATAAGAAAACTGATTACGATTTATCTTGAAAATGAGGGAATTCGTGCTGCAGGGGCGGAAACTGCTTCGGAAGCTATTACTATGCTTGAAAAAGAATCATTTGATTTAGTGATATTGGACATTATGATGCCGGAAATGAATGGAATTGAGGCATGCATGAGAATCCGCGAAGAAAGAAACATGCCCATCATTATGGTATCAGCAAAGTCTGCGGATATGGATAAAATTCAGGGGCTTGCTTCCGGTGCAGATGATTATGTGACAAAGCCGTTTAATCCCCTTGAGCTGATGGCCAGAGTCAAGTCGCAGCTTAGAAGATTTACAAAATACAATGATCAGCAAAAGTCTGACGCACCTGTAATTGAACTTGACGGTCTAAATATCAATACAGACACACGGCAGGTCATGGCCAGAGGACGGGAGATAAGGCTGACTCCGAAAGAATTTGATATCCTCTCTTTGCTTGCCAGAAATAAAGGAACGGTCATGAGCATCAGGCAGATCTATGAATCTGTCTGGAATGAAGACTTTTTCAAATCAGACAGTACGGTAATGGTTCATATTACGAAAATCAGAGAAAAAATTGAGTTGGATCCTAAACAGCCAATTTATATAAAGACGATTTGGGGAGTTGGCTATAAGATATGA
- a CDS encoding HAMP domain-containing sensor histidine kinase, with translation MIRFWNKLSVKLFFAVAVSFIVSLAGISVLSNILVRFVLAEPIEEMNILLYNVLVIVIFSSAIILFIISLWLFIKKKIIFLNEISDGVQSIAGGNLSHVIEVKGRDELARLGENINQMSKELEARFLRERELEKNKNELITNISHDLRTPLTSIIGYLDLLENRGNLTEQQAAEYLAILRFKSQRLKHLLDELFTYNKLTSPDIQVKKYEVNLAGIIRQLAGEYIPILEDRSLKMEVDIPEEEVTAPVDVEQIIRVFENLLSNAVNYSLKPSVIQLSLKTRGHQAVFTLANRVNSKPEGSLDTLFERFYRGDQSRKEDGGTGLGLAIARRIAELHGGHLEADYEEGWLIFTLSLPLTGEHA, from the coding sequence ATGATCCGGTTTTGGAATAAACTCAGTGTGAAGCTGTTTTTTGCTGTGGCTGTCAGTTTTATCGTCTCACTTGCAGGGATATCAGTCCTTTCGAATATCCTTGTAAGGTTTGTACTCGCTGAACCTATAGAAGAAATGAACATTCTTCTTTACAACGTTCTGGTTATCGTCATTTTTTCAAGTGCTATCATTCTTTTTATCATCAGCTTATGGCTGTTTATTAAGAAAAAAATAATCTTCCTGAATGAAATATCTGATGGGGTCCAGTCGATAGCCGGCGGAAACCTCAGTCATGTTATTGAAGTTAAGGGCAGGGATGAACTTGCAAGACTTGGAGAAAATATCAATCAGATGTCCAAAGAGCTTGAAGCGAGATTTCTTCGTGAGCGGGAGCTTGAAAAGAATAAAAATGAACTGATCACGAACATTTCGCATGATCTCCGAACACCTTTAACCTCAATAATTGGTTATCTTGATCTTCTGGAGAACAGGGGGAATTTGACTGAGCAGCAGGCAGCGGAATACCTGGCCATTCTCCGGTTTAAATCCCAGCGCCTCAAGCATTTACTGGACGAATTGTTTACGTATAACAAACTGACAAGTCCTGATATTCAGGTGAAGAAATATGAGGTGAATCTTGCAGGGATTATTAGACAGCTTGCCGGTGAATATATTCCGATTCTGGAGGACCGAAGCCTTAAAATGGAGGTAGACATTCCGGAAGAAGAAGTGACAGCCCCAGTTGATGTTGAACAGATCATCAGGGTTTTTGAAAACCTGCTGTCAAATGCAGTTAATTACAGTCTTAAACCGTCTGTCATACAACTGAGTCTTAAAACAAGAGGTCATCAGGCAGTATTCACTTTGGCAAACCGTGTAAACTCAAAGCCCGAAGGAAGCCTTGATACTCTATTTGAACGTTTTTACAGAGGAGATCAATCAAGAAAAGAGGATGGGGGAACAGGCCTAGGTTTAGCCATTGCAAGGCGAATTGCTGAACTGCATGGGGGACATTTAGAAGCGGACTATGAGGAAGGATGGCTGATATTTACATTGTCGCTTCCTCTAACTGGAGAACATGCATGA
- a CDS encoding TetR/AcrR family transcriptional regulator, whose amino-acid sequence MKKGELRKQTFKTKMAEYILHHGLHSASLRNLAEAAETSDRMLLHYFHDKEQLLTEVLTLISDNLITILKKSPADPMPFSKLVPHMYHLMKEPEVKPFMRLWLELIALASKKENPYFSVARIIGEGFQNYFALLLDAENEEQKERLAALTLVTVEGIALLDAIDFDASIEKAIESISSYHEKNT is encoded by the coding sequence ATGAAAAAAGGTGAACTTCGCAAGCAAACGTTTAAGACGAAAATGGCAGAATATATCCTTCATCACGGGCTTCATTCAGCAAGCCTGCGAAATCTGGCAGAGGCAGCAGAGACAAGCGACAGAATGCTGCTCCATTATTTTCACGATAAAGAACAGCTTCTCACAGAGGTTCTGACGCTCATATCCGACAATCTGATTACGATTCTAAAAAAATCGCCGGCAGATCCTATGCCGTTCAGCAAGCTCGTTCCACATATGTACCATTTGATGAAGGAACCGGAAGTAAAACCATTTATGAGACTATGGCTGGAATTAATTGCGCTTGCATCCAAAAAAGAAAATCCGTACTTCTCTGTAGCAAGAATAATAGGTGAAGGCTTTCAAAACTACTTTGCTCTTCTTCTCGATGCGGAAAATGAGGAACAAAAAGAACGGCTGGCAGCCCTGACTCTTGTCACAGTTGAAGGAATTGCACTGCTTGATGCCATTGATTTTGACGCAAGCATTGAAAAAGCAATTGAGAGCATTTCTTCCTATCATGAAAAAAACACATAA
- a CDS encoding MFS transporter → MTQREKKIHPSQVLIQNAQPKPALLFLMLLYLAFIALGLPDTGLGVAWNQMRKDFGVPLEYAGFITMTITVCSAISGFVNGALLNRYGTGRVTAVSCTMTALAILGFAVSESYWLILLLAVPLGLGAGAVDAGLNSYAAENLSSKHMNWLHSSWGIGATLSPIILTVGISNFGSWKVGYGFIGVVILCLSMSFFMTLSFWKQTKQGGAIEEEREEKPWIGGIAPYLSVLAYIFYVAVEGGLGLWLSALLVESRGLDLSDAGFLTGGFFGSIMIGRFLMGFIADRLGNRKLIVLGLVISALGSAAFFSQEHAFIYGTGIFLLGLGFAPLYPAMMHETSKRYGSGQAKKVIGYQVAFSYISLLTFVPLIGYIASRTTLEFIPVFTAISVAALALVIKTLNQLT, encoded by the coding sequence ATGACTCAAAGGGAAAAGAAGATACATCCAAGTCAGGTACTGATCCAAAACGCACAGCCAAAACCTGCTTTATTGTTTTTGATGCTCCTTTATCTTGCATTTATAGCACTTGGCCTCCCTGATACCGGGCTTGGGGTGGCGTGGAACCAAATGAGGAAGGACTTTGGTGTGCCTCTTGAGTACGCAGGTTTTATTACGATGACAATCACCGTTTGTTCGGCCATTTCAGGGTTTGTAAACGGTGCGCTGCTGAATCGGTACGGCACAGGCAGGGTGACCGCTGTATCCTGTACAATGACAGCTCTTGCGATCCTTGGCTTTGCGGTAAGCGAATCCTACTGGCTGATTCTTCTTCTTGCGGTGCCGCTTGGGCTGGGTGCGGGGGCAGTTGATGCAGGTCTTAACAGCTATGCAGCTGAAAATCTTTCATCTAAACATATGAACTGGCTTCACAGTTCATGGGGCATCGGTGCCACCTTAAGCCCCATCATTCTAACAGTTGGCATATCGAACTTTGGAAGCTGGAAGGTTGGGTATGGCTTTATAGGAGTGGTCATTCTTTGTTTATCCATGTCTTTCTTTATGACCCTGTCCTTTTGGAAGCAGACAAAGCAGGGCGGTGCAATAGAGGAAGAAAGAGAGGAGAAACCATGGATTGGAGGGATTGCCCCGTATTTGTCTGTTTTGGCTTACATCTTTTATGTTGCCGTTGAGGGCGGACTGGGTCTGTGGCTTAGCGCTTTGCTTGTTGAAAGCAGGGGGCTTGATCTATCTGATGCCGGTTTTTTGACAGGAGGCTTTTTTGGAAGCATCATGATTGGCCGGTTTCTAATGGGGTTTATTGCTGACCGCCTGGGCAACCGTAAGCTGATTGTCCTCGGTTTGGTGATTTCTGCCCTTGGCTCAGCTGCTTTTTTCTCTCAGGAACACGCATTTATTTATGGAACGGGAATCTTTCTTTTAGGTCTCGGCTTTGCTCCGCTCTATCCGGCAATGATGCATGAAACATCAAAGCGCTACGGGAGCGGGCAGGCGAAAAAAGTCATTGGTTATCAGGTGGCTTTTTCCTATATCAGCCTGCTGACATTTGTTCCGCTGATTGGATATATCGCAAGCCGCACGACTCTTGAATTTATACCGGTGTTTACTGCAATCAGCGTAGCAGCCCTTGCTCTCGTTATCAAAACATTAAATCAATTAACTTAA
- a CDS encoding ROK family protein, whose protein sequence is MPSHDSAHLIKRANEQLILKELVRQETFIKKNLAAQLGLSFPTVSKMLDDLEEKNVIMHTGMASSSNGRRASIYGINPAYGSILVLYIQYSRFWILVANAKKDVLLKEERTLGQDYLSTIKAIIKEMKARFTDLNVISIGVPAGVMDGEIKYMNYYDDLQGLHLKKILEEKFRVQVTVERDVNAMLQGWVLGADGEKTKNVSLLIFTDDGPGAASLINGRILRGFSAFAGEVGFLPIGEGNTLQDKMTQPQTQEESVYHAAHLISVISIMLNPETLILSGDDSVRKLIPDIVDACKQRVPEVAVPKIQFSADYHQLYSEGLLEAGRNALLGIETDL, encoded by the coding sequence ATGCCATCGCACGATTCAGCGCATCTCATAAAACGGGCAAATGAACAGCTAATTTTGAAAGAACTTGTTCGGCAGGAAACGTTTATTAAAAAAAATCTGGCTGCACAGCTCGGTCTAAGTTTTCCTACCGTAAGCAAAATGCTGGATGATCTTGAAGAAAAAAACGTGATTATGCATACAGGCATGGCTTCATCAAGCAACGGAAGGCGGGCTTCTATTTACGGAATTAACCCTGCTTATGGATCCATCCTTGTCCTGTATATTCAGTATTCACGCTTTTGGATTCTAGTCGCTAATGCCAAAAAAGACGTTCTTTTAAAAGAGGAGCGGACACTCGGGCAGGATTACCTGTCAACGATAAAAGCCATTATAAAAGAAATGAAAGCAAGGTTCACAGATTTGAACGTCATCTCCATCGGTGTTCCGGCAGGGGTGATGGACGGTGAAATCAAATATATGAACTACTACGATGATCTGCAGGGACTTCATTTGAAAAAGATTCTGGAAGAAAAATTCCGCGTGCAGGTTACAGTGGAACGTGATGTGAATGCCATGCTGCAGGGCTGGGTGCTTGGAGCTGACGGCGAGAAAACTAAAAATGTATCGCTTTTAATCTTCACGGATGACGGTCCAGGTGCTGCTTCTCTTATTAATGGGAGAATCCTGAGGGGCTTTTCTGCTTTCGCAGGCGAAGTCGGATTTCTTCCAATTGGAGAGGGGAATACGCTGCAGGATAAAATGACACAGCCTCAAACACAAGAAGAATCTGTATACCATGCAGCCCACCTCATTTCGGTTATCAGCATCATGCTGAATCCAGAAACACTTATATTATCCGGAGATGATTCAGTCCGAAAACTCATTCCGGACATTGTTGACGCATGCAAACAAAGGGTTCCCGAAGTAGCTGTGCCAAAGATCCAGTTTTCCGCAGACTATCACCAGCTCTACAGCGAAGGATTGCTTGAAGCGGGTAGAAACGCTCTGCTCGGAATTGAAACAGATCTATAA
- a CDS encoding HAD hydrolase-like protein, producing MTAVIFDMDGTLFQTDLILEWALEETFVQLRELGKWEKETPITLYRKIMGVPLPVVWETLLPDHTQEDRDFADSYFLDKLILAIQTDRGALYPNAKELLEKLTCSGFQLFIASNGLTGYLKTIVDHYGLSEWITETFSIQQIDSQNKSDLVRSILHKYNLNAGAVVGDRLSDILAAKDNHLKAIGCRFDFSNSEELEQADFVVDDLMEADQILNRLFVRNN from the coding sequence ATGACAGCTGTGATTTTTGACATGGACGGAACACTATTTCAAACCGATCTTATTTTGGAATGGGCTCTCGAAGAAACGTTTGTACAGCTTAGAGAGCTTGGAAAATGGGAGAAAGAGACTCCCATTACTCTTTACAGAAAGATCATGGGTGTGCCTCTTCCAGTTGTATGGGAGACATTATTGCCGGATCATACGCAGGAAGACCGTGATTTTGCAGACAGCTATTTTCTCGATAAGCTGATTCTGGCCATACAAACTGATCGAGGTGCGCTATATCCAAACGCGAAGGAATTGCTGGAGAAGCTTACTTGTTCCGGATTTCAGCTGTTTATTGCAAGCAACGGGCTGACAGGTTACCTTAAGACGATCGTTGATCACTATGGTCTATCAGAATGGATCACAGAAACCTTCAGCATCCAGCAGATTGATTCCCAAAACAAATCAGACCTCGTAAGGTCAATCCTGCATAAATACAATCTGAATGCTGGCGCTGTTGTCGGCGACAGATTGTCAGATATTCTTGCTGCGAAAGACAATCACCTAAAAGCAATCGGATGCAGGTTTGACTTTTCCAACAGTGAAGAATTAGAGCAGGCTGATTTTGTGGTGGACGATTTAATGGAAGCAGATCAGATTTTAAATCGTTTATTTGTCAGAAATAACTGA
- a CDS encoding peptidase M3 — MKTADYKTRWNLDTLLTGPDLEKVSLYVNNIEETVSLLESVSKSERVNENTLTDFSNSIRQIESLESFYYCLTTEKVEPSMLAAVNGRISALKTRLLHIRFLLEEIFLDMPEKPDHMTEKDSLINQLRRRKVNREEDKNILLASESLRRLQNDYEQLRNHIKININPGTGEETLTFGEAIQMAMSNSDLKLKTKAFKRLNETLENQSEEFSAIYGQMAEIRLKEYGLKQIHFLEQSLKQNGISNRSLGAMWTAIDDCSAELSEYLLVKAEEAKKEKLTWHEVMTSTHDVQLVFTVSDAVDAISKSLERIDRDIPDFIHHVTTNGWMDLEQRKEKPPGGFCAPFLSEGVSRISLTFDNSLESARRLSHELGHAWHFKQMKAAPTLYFADETFEMTSAETASIFFETVFIDYVIENSKDSRTKKAILGWKIERNLNYLMSIRGAFLFEKSYYELSKTEDVSAAKVEHLSLQCQEKAYGSALSEYEPFVWIKYGQFYQADVPFYNYPYSFGFLLSAGLLEKSKTDEDFDEKFLKFLGETGTLPLEQLVKKHFKIDLTEPEFWKKSMKSMTNDIHLYKELNKE, encoded by the coding sequence GTGAAGACCGCTGATTATAAAACCCGATGGAATCTAGATACACTTCTTACTGGGCCAGACCTGGAAAAGGTAAGCCTGTACGTCAATAATATAGAAGAAACAGTATCGCTTCTGGAATCAGTTTCTAAATCGGAACGTGTGAATGAAAACACACTTACCGATTTTTCGAACAGCATCCGTCAAATTGAATCATTGGAATCATTTTATTATTGTCTGACAACAGAGAAAGTTGAGCCTTCTATGTTAGCCGCTGTAAACGGCAGAATTTCAGCGCTGAAAACGAGACTTCTTCATATCCGATTTCTTCTGGAAGAAATCTTTTTGGACATGCCAGAGAAGCCGGATCATATGACTGAAAAAGATTCTTTAATCAATCAATTAAGGCGGAGAAAGGTCAATAGAGAAGAAGATAAGAATATTCTTCTTGCCAGTGAATCATTGAGACGGCTTCAAAACGACTATGAACAGCTGAGAAATCATATAAAAATAAACATAAATCCTGGTACTGGAGAAGAAACATTGACTTTTGGGGAAGCCATCCAAATGGCTATGTCCAATTCAGATTTGAAATTGAAAACCAAGGCATTTAAAAGACTGAATGAAACACTGGAAAACCAGTCAGAAGAATTTTCGGCAATCTATGGCCAAATGGCTGAAATAAGATTGAAGGAATATGGGCTGAAACAGATCCATTTCCTTGAACAATCTCTCAAACAGAATGGAATATCGAACCGCTCACTGGGTGCAATGTGGACTGCGATCGATGACTGTTCAGCTGAACTTTCAGAGTATTTACTGGTAAAGGCGGAGGAAGCTAAAAAGGAGAAGCTCACGTGGCATGAGGTGATGACTTCAACTCATGATGTACAGCTTGTATTTACTGTTTCTGACGCTGTAGATGCTATTTCGAAGTCTCTAGAAAGGATTGACCGTGATATTCCTGATTTCATCCATCATGTGACCACCAATGGGTGGATGGATTTGGAACAGCGAAAGGAAAAGCCGCCGGGGGGATTTTGTGCTCCGTTTCTCTCAGAAGGTGTGTCAAGAATCTCTCTCACGTTTGACAACAGCTTAGAAAGTGCGAGAAGACTCTCTCATGAATTAGGCCATGCCTGGCATTTCAAGCAGATGAAAGCTGCTCCAACCCTGTATTTTGCCGACGAAACGTTTGAGATGACTTCTGCCGAAACGGCTTCCATCTTTTTTGAAACCGTATTTATTGATTACGTTATTGAAAACTCAAAAGATAGTCGAACAAAAAAAGCCATTCTCGGCTGGAAAATTGAGCGCAATTTAAATTATCTGATGTCAATCAGAGGGGCTTTTCTATTCGAAAAAAGCTATTACGAGCTCAGTAAGACTGAAGACGTTAGTGCAGCGAAAGTGGAGCATCTTTCTTTGCAGTGCCAGGAAAAAGCGTATGGCAGTGCTTTGAGTGAATACGAACCTTTTGTGTGGATAAAATATGGTCAGTTTTATCAGGCAGATGTTCCTTTTTACAATTATCCTTATTCATTTGGTTTCTTATTGAGTGCGGGTCTATTGGAGAAATCAAAAACAGATGAGGATTTTGATGAAAAATTTCTGAAGTTTCTTGGTGAAACGGGAACACTTCCGCTTGAGCAGCTGGTAAAAAAACATTTTAAGATTGATCTTACAGAGCCAGAATTTTGGAAGAAATCGATGAAGAGTATGACAAATGATATTCATCTTTATAAGGAATTAAATAAGGAATAA